TATCAATAGCATCAGATAAAGCCATATTCAGGCAGGTTGGCCCTGCTATGGGAAGCTATGATGCGGGTTTTGGCATATGGTATCTTGAGCAAGTTGTGGGAAGAAAAAAGGCAAAGGAAATGTGGATGCTAAACCGCAAGTACAGTGCACAGGAAGCTTTTACAATGGGTTTGGTAAACGACGTTGTGCCATACAAAAAGCTTGATGAGCGTGTAAATGAATGGTGTGGGGAGCTTATAAAAAGGGGACCGCAGGCTCTCGCTGCAATAAAGACATCATTCTTTGCCATGCACAACGGCGTAGCTGGAATGGCTCGAATGTCACATGACATGCTTCTCCAGTATTATCTTGATACAAAAGAATCAAAAGAACTGCGTCGTGCATTCGAGAAAAAAGAGAAAGCGGACAAGAAGAAATTTTACCGCTGATATAATACAGTTTAATGATGACCTAACAAAAGGTTTGGCAGTCCCCGCTTAGGCTTAAAACTTCATGCGCCTGCTGCGGGAACTGCCAAACTAATAATTAGATAAAACTAATTGAATAAAACTAATATGAGAGAATTATGAGCTGGATAAAACTTGCATTAATGTCTGTTGCCGGGATTGTTATAATCTTCTTCGTT
The sequence above is drawn from the Candidatus Schekmanbacteria bacterium genome and encodes:
- a CDS encoding enoyl-CoA hydratase/isomerase family protein is translated as MEYEDIKYEKSGGIAKIIINRPEKGNMFRVKTVEEMIDAFSDVRKDKTVRAAVLRGAGDKFFCIGGEKAEKIGYHYGATMPIVDLHELIDKIQKPVIAAVNGYAVGGGNVLQAICDLSIASDKAIFRQVGPAMGSYDAGFGIWYLEQVVGRKKAKEMWMLNRKYSAQEAFTMGLVNDVVPYKKLDERVNEWCGELIKRGPQALAAIKTSFFAMHNGVAGMARMSHDMLLQYYLDTKESKELRRAFEKKEKADKKKFYR